A window of Benincasa hispida cultivar B227 chromosome 9, ASM972705v1, whole genome shotgun sequence genomic DNA:
ACAAACTCAACAACACAACAAAATCTCAAACACCACAATGAGGATACCATCACAAtgttaccttgttattctcaaggtgagaatcaaGGAAAGTCTGGTGAGcttcctttattaatttgatgaAGGAGAGATAGATTGTTCTTGAGAGAACTTggtaaaggaagaagatgaagaggtAGAGAGACTCtataataaattcataaaatgTGAAAAGTAATCTTCCAAAAACCAAACTCCTCTGCACATCATGAGAGATAGGAGGGATAACTCCCCACGTAGTGAAAATATCCCTAGgagttatttaatttgaattttgaaaagtcaaatttaatttaattatattaaccaATTAGTATAACTAAAAGATAAATTATatcttaaataatatataacctatagtttattatatcacataatataacatatagtttatattttctcacataatctatagtattaGTATGAATTATCTTCATATTGATTTTAACTTAAAGGTTTTATATGGAgcatattcatataaataatatgtgaattacattcaaatatttatttctttcatttaaactctatattataatgtattagcatacattatatcaattgtatcacatgcaattaattttttataattaatttgaacaattcaaattaatccaaaattaatttgattcttattAATCTTTAATTAGCTAACACGAGACCTTATGAACATacagattgaagctctaatgatacgagatcaattaattaaactttttaattaaattaatcaaccttcattagCTGTCGgtaacttcactaaagactgatagctgtagtacttatatttttgtgttcattggatataaccaatcaatagtgtgttgacgactcttcacaaattgctcgtaagtacaactgggtcaaaatcaCCGTTTTACTCATGTAGTTATATccaacttcttaaataccactaattcctctactGAATAATTAGTCATAATCTAACTATAATTGAACCCTCTCGAGTAGGCTGTGATGCCACAgtattcaagacccagaatcaaccagagcaatttatttacttgccCTAACATCTCatattaatgcaactaaatgtcaaataaaataacaactcattttattaaataaataatttgtttatgcaaatacaatttacaaactacaagaccacgggatttaaggcatcaaccccaatagtaaggttgttaattatataatgATAACAATTTGTCTAcgttaagtgcaatatttatacgtaaaaatttgttaagaatatttagacgaaaagtatGTATATAATTagaaagtatgtaacatataaatagaaaaaccataaaatgaagatttttttcccaaaatattttttagccagaattagtgaaaaatagagatttgttatCCTCCAGATTTGGAGACATTGAAAGTGAaactgttgaagaaatgtggtgacattccattACATGCTATTCTGCTAAGATCTGTGGGAGATTCaactaaaaaaattcatgacagAGTAAAAATGTAGAGTGACatcaggaagaagaaaaagaagaagatgataataagatttatggagaaaaattaagaatcaaaagttttgatttatctttggtttctcatttattgatttaaccatattttGCAATAAATGTAATATGTTAATTTTTGTtcatcacaaaaaaaaaaaaagaaagacagagaaaaaaaaaaaaaagaaagaaacaaagaaattaaagctttaaaaattagaagaaaaaaaattacaattaatattttattcaaacaaagctTGGCAGAATTATTGAATATAAGAGTTTTAAaacaacataataataataataaaaaaaaacatattatttaagtcccgtttggtaaccattttgttttttgttgttatttttagaACTAAACTTATGGACACTACCCCAGCTCCAAATTTCCTCATTTGTTATTACTTTTTCACCAGGGGCTTAAAAAAGCAAgccatattttgaaaactaaaaaaaatgtagctttcaaaaaattgtttttattttttaaatttgaccaagaattcaacaattgtacttaaaaatgATGCAAATCATAGTAAGAAATGTGGGTGTTATaggcttgattttcaaaaacaaaaacaaaaaataaaatgattatcaaacggagCCTTAGATTTCAAAAATCTATCCTAGATACCCTAGACATATGAACCCAAACCTTTCAACctaaatacataaaataaatatgaactTCTGAGATTCTATCTCAATTCAACTCTCCAGACCTAACTACTTCTAGATTTATAAATCGACTAAAATGGACCCGAACATTTAGAGGGAGTTTGGCGCAcaagtttgaaattttaaacCTGGGAATGTTAAACTTGGGAATTAGGTTGGGAGGTTTAAGTAGCCCGAGTTTAAGAAAATTGTATTTGGAGTGCATGTTTTGGAAGTCTAAGTTTAAGAAGGCCGTGTTTGGAGTGCAGTCTTAAGTAGCTAGAGAATGAAGTGCAGATTTATAAATGTTttgtttgtgaaatattttattgtatttaatcactagttagattttagattagtttagatttgtcatcttaattattttaatatagttaagttaaaaataaactaaaaaaatttagaagaatattttttaaaaaaatttgaaatagagattttgactaaaattataattttatttaatctattgttttaataatttaatattttaatcttactagattttgaaataaaatttcatagatttttgtcactttaattaatttgaaaatgatcattttttttactataataCACggacttaaaattgaaataaactagtattttaatattaaattcaatgatTGGGAAACTATACATTTTTTcttatcaaattacatttgtggaataaaaaattataaattttgagttttaatttttatttggtcagtaagttattttaaacattttaaatcctTACGTTTAGAAAATGATTCTAAGTCTTCGAACTAATTAAATtgaccaacaaaaaaaatttaaatattattaaattaagagTTTTCAAACATATATAGTTCCACACAtataacctaaataaatataactatacAATTGCAGTCTATTGGCATGTTTGAAATGACCTAGaaaaaaaacatcttttaaaaattcatttttaattaaatacttttgataaaaactcattaaaataataaaaaaaaacatacatgtaTTGCAATTCtttgtttttatatacaaatttgtctaatttgttatatattaagagtattttttattattttttttcaaggtTGGTTGGTGGCAATTGTTGGAGGTGCCAGTCGAAGGGTGGCTGGAATTTTGCCAAGGGTTGCTAGAGGTTGATTAATTGTGATTGGAGTTGGCTAATGTTGACTGGAAGTTGGCCGACGATGGGCGCCACCGGAAGTTGCTCGGTGGTGGTTGGAGTTGGCCAATGACAGTCACAGGAGGTGGCGACCAGAGTTGGTCCACGGCGGCTGTCGGTTGTCGGAGGTGGTGCCGAAGTTGGCCAATGACGTTCACCGGTGGTGGCTATTGGAGTTGACTGTGATGGTCATTGAAGGTGGTGTCCAGAGGTTGACCGACGTATTTTCTATATTAAAttagaagaaagaaagaggGATAACCCATGGTTTGAATACtgttaaaaaaatgatagaCTTCCTAAATCCATGTCCCACACAAGAGTTGGACTCAGGATGCTTAACCCATCTAATCCCAACCCTATCAACCAAACCGAAATTtttcaaggaaaaaaataataaagaaaggaagaaatgCTCGTGCGTTGGAGTTGGGAATGGAGACGATGATACGGAAGCGATTGACACCAAACCTCCACTACACTGTCTCTTGATTACGCCATTTTTCCACCCATGGATCCCTACTCCGAGGAAAGACTCACCGAAGAGGTCCTCCATCTTCACACTCTCTGGCGCCGAGGCCCGCCGAGGAATCCTAAACCCATTCACAACCATTCATCCACCGTCGTCGCCGCTGCCGCCAATCGTAACCCCTCCAACAAGAGACCCACAGATCCAAAGAATCGaaacaacaagaagaagaaaccaCGCCTCGAGCCACGGCAGGACTCCGGCCCGGAGTGGCCCTGTCCAGAGCCGGTTCAAAACCAGCCCTCGACGTCATCTGGGTGGCCACCAATTGAGCCCGTTGCCACTCCGGCGGCCCATCCCGTGTCGTCCGAAGAGCGAGCAAATCTTGCTGCGTTGCAATTGCAGTACAAGGGTTCCGATGCTTGCCGGGGTTTTTTCGCTAGAAATGCCGATTCGGGGAGTGACGAAGAAGGGGAGGAGGAGGAAGCTAATGGGGAAATGATGGAGAGTGAAGAGTATAAGTTCTTTTTGAAGCTGTTTGTGGAGAATGACGAACTTAGGGGTTATTACGAGAAGAATTGTGAAAGTGGGTTGTTTTGTTGTTTGGTTTGTGGTGGAATGAGGAAAAGGAAATTTGGGAAAAAGTTTAAGAACTGTGTTGGGCTTGTTCAACATTCGATTTCGATATCGAGGACGAAGAAGAAACGGGCTCATAGGGCTTTTGGACAGGTTGTATGCAGGGTTTTTGGGTGGGATATTGATCGACTTCCGACGATTGTGTTGAAGGGCGAGCCTCTTAGTCGATCATTAGCCGATTCTGGAAACTTGAAGGTACTTTACTGGCCTGACCATGTATTTGagaagttgaattattttataatggGATTCAGTACAAAATTGCTTTCGATTATAACATAATTGTAGGTTCAGCCAGAGGAAAATCATGTGGCTAAAGAGCATGATTCTGGGgttcaaaatgaaaatgtaGCTATTTCAATCGATGACATTAATAAGAAGAATGAAGTGGTTTATTTGGATgggaagaaacaaaaattggaGGAAGAAAGGACAGCTGAAGATCCTACTTCTAATTCTAAAGATTTGATTTCTGGCAAGGTTAGTTTTCATGTAATAATTGGATTAACTTGTATTTGATCTGTGTGGTTGCTTATGTGAAATACCCATTTTGATTGCTTTTCATTATAGAATGATGATGCCTGCAAAGTTAACGATGTCAAACTGCAAGCGGAAAATACAGATAATTCAGTTTTAGGAATGGAAGAAAGCAATGCAGAAATGGATAATTTGCCTGTAAGATGATCTTATAGCATTTACTCTTTTCAAATTTGCAAGGTCTTAAAGTTAGTCAATGGAGAAAACAATCTAATGCAGTTTTGAACTGTCATATTCGTGATGGTTTTCTTGAAGTGACATTTACTAATTTTATGTGATCCTTTCCCTAGTATATTTGCACAGACAGCATAGAATCTATGGTTCAGTTCAGGTGTTCTTTATGAGCGTGCAATTGATTTGTCTTGTGTtcattagaaaaagaaaaacgatgatttctttttttttttttttaatttaaagaaagtgTTTTACGGCGTTGTGAAAACATGGATTATGGTTTCTTGGCAGCAGTAACGAACTTACTTGAACAGATCTGTTCCATAGTTTGTACATCtgtgtccttgagttctaaGGTTTCTTTGGCAGCAGTAACTGAATGCCTTGTCCAAAATTTGTAGTTTCTGCTGATGGGTATTTAAGTCGAATGTGTTGCAGGTACCAGAGTCGATTTTGAAAGCATGTAAAGAATTTTGTGCAGCCTTCTTTACATCTATGAGCGACAATGATGTTAGTGAAAACAACTTAATCGACGGAGAGGGAGTTGAGGAACGCGAAGAgttcaaattctttttaaagttgTTCACCGAAAATGAAAGCTTGAGAAGATATTACGAGAACAACTATGATGATGGAGAATTTTTCTGTTTAGCTTGTGGAGGGGCAGGAAAGAAAATGTTAAAGAGTTTTAAGACATGTGGCCGCCTTCTCCAGCATACAACTTCTCTAGGGAAGAACAAAATAGTGAAAAAACCGGTTCAGAAGCCTCACATCGCTAAAATGTTGAAAATGAAGATGGTGGCTCATAGGGCATGTAGTTTTGTTATATGCAAGGTTCTTGGTTGGGACATTGAAAAGCTTCCTGCAGTTGTATTAAAAGGCGAACCTCTTGGTCGTTCCTTAACGAAGACAGACGGGGCGAAGGTATGCTAGTTCATCCAATCAATCTCTTACTACACCGTAACTTCATGTTCATGTTATTTATTTCTATTAACAACTTCGTTGCTTCACTGAAGTTGCAGGATGAATCTGTTGGCAATTCAGTTGATAATACGAAGGAAGACGACTCTACAAAGATTAACAAAATGCAGGAAGAATCTGTTGGCAATGCAGTTGATAATATGGATGATATCGTCGAAGATGACTCGACAAAGGTTAACCAATTACAGGGTAAATCCGCTGGCAATGCAATGGGTAATATGAATGATTTAGATGGTGTCAAAGAAACTGATTCGATGAAGGTTGATAGCAATGGTGAAGCAACTGATTCTGTAAATTGAGGTGTTGATGGCAGTTAACCAAGTATAGAATATAGATAGGACTTTATCAGGCGGCAGGCTTAATGGTAAAATCTGCCTTCAACAAAGTTCtcaattatttttcttgttatttCTTTATCTCAGACTGTTAGATGAAGGTTTTGTGAGATTTTGACTGTTTATGAGATATGGGATAAGgctttttcaaaagaaaaccaGTTTACAATTTTTATGCTTCTTCCTTTCATTCTATCTTTTGCTTCTGATGCATAAATAATatgaagttttaatttttttttttaagaaaaaaatataaatcaagTTAAATATCCTATATTGGTGAAATGTGAATTGATATTTCCTTTTATAGTGTAACCGaaaacaaaatatcacaatataatataaataaagttaaaaatctCTTTTAATCTAAAAGTAATAATTTTTTAGTCTTcgaattttggtttgtaatgatttaattcctaaattttattatataataatttaatcttgTTAAGATTTCATGAGAAttcttgcataaataaatagcgattaaattattataattttgaaagcatagggattaaattattacaaacaaacttaaagactaaattgttatgaaattggaaataaaatgaaattattactttattttttaaccTATAAATAATAAGTGTTTTAACTCATCGATAAATCAAAAAATATGTATTCATTAATCtaactaattttgaatttgttgtttaatagttttttaaaatctattgaaattgatattttaatggacattttaaatttacaatcaatttaattaagaatatgctacaaattaaaattttctttttttaattacataatttatccatatattttattattattttttatatctaattttttttttaaaaaagcgtGATAAAATAAATCGTAATTGTATTAAATTTCACCCATTGAAAAGTAAAATCTTTTTCTAAAGATTTGATTGAAGTAGATATGATTCAGAAAAACAGAAAATCTTATTAAACATCAAATTTGTTATCTCGTAACAAATCTAaagattcaatttaaaataaataataataaaataatagaaaatatacatttttgACCCTTACATTTTGGGTCTAGTTTCCTTTTAGAtcataggtttcaaaatgttataattttatcttgacatttgagttttgctttAATTAGTCCTATATTTCAAAGATTACGCTTCTAACtttgattttttcaaaaattacacTTCTAACCttgaattttcacaaaatatCCACTTATCTTTAGAGTTAAGTtgtgttaataaattaaaaatcactaaaataattataattaattaagttttattatttttatcacttctaaaattaaatttaaaattttacttcataattaaatttaattaatgaataggAATTGATGTTAATGATTGAAagtaaatatttaatgaaaaattgagataaaaaatgtaaaatcttgaaaccgataggaatcaaattgaaataaaataaatcccaaaagtaaaattataatcttttaaaaattatggactaaaatgaaacaaactcttttaaggaaaaataaattacgATTCTGCTTCTGCACACACAACCCGTCCAACAATTACTGTAATGTCATCGATTTTCCCTCCGGTTTGCATCCGACCGGCGGCCCGAACCGCCACCGAAAACGGGCTAACAAAATTTTCATCGTACGAGTTATACATCGCCGCCATCGCCAATTGAGAGGCCAAACTCTCTGGCGTCGCCGTCTCTGCCACCGCCTCCAAAACCCTTTCTATCTCCTCCACGAACAAGTTGTCCATCAACCCGTCAGTTCCGACGACCACTATATCTCCGGCCATTACAGTAATAGACGGACATAATGCAACCCCCGGTTCATCCGAACCCGGTTCTCTCCCCAGCTGATTCGGACAGTTAAACTCTTGTTGTTGAACCGGCGATTTGTAAATGCACTCGTATCTCCTAAACACCATGAACCCACTGTCTCCGACGTACACCGACCGGAGCTCATCGCCGTCGAGCCGGACAATGCAGACCGTCGACGTCCCACGTGCGACGGTGGTCATGTGGAAGGCCGTGTGGAGCACTGTCTGGAGGAAGTCGCCGGCGGGTGCTTCAGTGGAGGCGTCGACGGCGACGGCGCAGTTGGAGATTAGCTCTCTGGCATACTCTCCAGCGTCGATGCCTTTCGTGACCCACCCGCCGACACCGTCGGCCACGCCGGCGGTCTGTTTATCGGCGGAGATAAAATGGGCGTCTTCTCCGAGGGGCTTTGAAGGGTTGTCTTTGGGAATGTAGAAAGAACCCATCTCCAATTTCAGTGTCGGCGCCGACGGAAGGTTGCTCATtgtgaaaggaaataaaaaaaattggaaaagaaaaaaatagaagattaTGGAGGTGAAAGAGGAGGCGTTGGAGTTTATATATTAAAGGATTCCAAGTGGGAAATGGAGAAAATAGGGAAAAAATTGCTCAATATGATTCCAGAAAGTCttcatttgatttatatataataataatatcactGAAGTATTTAGTTGGGCAGTTATTTTAGATCACACAATtctttactatatttgtaaatagattcattattttttgattttatttttcaatataggAATATCACTAGCTAGCTCATTCAATATTTAGCgtacaatttttaaaagtttagtttagtttagttttttgtttttgtttttgttttttttttctttcttcttcttcttcttttttaaatcaCTTTCTTGATATatggttaattttaataatactcGGTAAGCTTTACATGTATTTTGTTAACAATGTTGAAAGACATTATGTATATACGTTAATCTCGAGATTAGAAGTTCGATCATCATTTTTTAAGTTcgatcatcattttttttatttatattttttatttgagttATTGTCTATCAGAGGTGTACATGAGatggattggattggattgagagaattttttagaccaacccaaaaattcggaTTAGTTGTGTTTGTTACCCCAATAACTACTTAAAATTCGGATTAACTTGGGGTGGGTTGTccgattatttatttttcttttcttttttaatatattttttattaacttaaaatacttaaatttgtcACCAACACATATTAATAATTACaatttcatcaaactcaaatgttaaatatttaTTACGAACTTCGAACAAACGTCATAAAGATGTATATGAATTACAAtatttatacattataatatNtatttatttatttatttccaaTAACATTAGAAATTTCAGTTTGATTGGATCAATccgaatttttaaaagtataaccCGAATCTAGTCGTACTcgaaagaaaacataaaaaattcactcaattcaACCAAAGATTAAAATAAACCTCACTCAAGTTTTATAATTTAGGTTAGATAGTTCAAATGGTTTGGATGATGAGTTATTTGAACACCCGTATTGACTATTCAATTATGATAATTCTTTCCCTCGATTATTATGTCAGGACCTTAGTTTTAAACTAGAGGTTTCAATATCTCTGTGAAcgttttctttatttcctttattttttacatttaaacttttcaaattcgatttccTCTCTTTTTTGTTCCTTTGTAATTTCAATATCATACAtcgaggatttttttttttttaatttttttaccatattttaaatttaatactaAATGCTAGTTTATTAttcatttttagaaacattttgaTGTATTAGAGTTTTcactataatttttaaaaatataataacatattatatttcttttcatgaaaattattattattatttaactaatttcaataatatttcattttagggattaaatttaagatttattaaaaatattggacctaaaattcaattgaaaatatagtattaaaattgaacaaaattcaaaatatagagatgatagtctaactttttttttaattaaaattaagagcAATCTATGGACTTTTATTGACTTTCTGCATAttaattttctccaattttcacttatttattttctataaattaattttctaaattcttTCAGACTTTGGGTTTTATTAGTGTTTTAGCACACGCAAATTCACGGTGAAAAAATTTATTGGAATTCTTTGTAAAggaataaataaaactttttgtGGCtcatccttttaatttttaataattacaacttttttattttttaatacatgGTCGACAATTAATTTACTCTttataattgattaaaaaagtTTAGACACGAGGttacatagtttttttttcaacgAAAGGAACATACACGTATAATAGATTGATCTATTGtgttttcaaaaatcattttaaataaaataataatatacaaattattaaaaaaacgcaaaaaaataacaaagaaaatttaAGACCTTAGATATACACATTCCCCAttgattctttttattttttcaacaaatatttaaacaatCTAATgattataaaacaataaataaaaataatcaacaaataaataaaaaaaacattagttATACAGTCATTTCACCATCACAATAGGTATGCAAACACTCTTTATTCAACTTCATCAAAATTGAGATATCACTTCATAATCTTAAGATTCAAGATATAGATGTGAGACATGTTTTTTTTGCTACTTGAATGGAACAACATCTTGagatattttgaaaattgaagagaCGGGAAAGCATCGAAACAAAAAATAGATAGAAAGAAGCTTTAGGTGTCGTCGAAAAATGGTGATCaagatgttgaggttgatgccctaaatctcgaaggatcctataatttgtaaaccttgtataaacaaatatttcagtgatttatatatttgatattttattcactctgtctatgaaatatatgatattttagttacattaaccacaaaccaataaacgaACATCCATGGTCATCGTTGTAactcgttgtaacttaaacatgtatgtggagacatacaagtagatcgtgttttaagtgataacctaaatgatctatagtatatggataaggagggataccttattctggtgacattacgagtatggcccgctttgtgggtgttataaatgttgtaaagtgctacaaatgatctgattctgatcatccatgtattagatatgtgaacgggaatattctatacaaaggagtttgtataagatcggaccacaaaatgttcagtctcgttatataacgttgttcataattgagactttcatttcctaggccttaattctgagtgagttgtgaacttctgtctatgagggcggtcctttgatttgcatgggtgagagtgaccagatcgccgattcaataagcctaccattttggggattcgtctgatttgggagctgggaactcagctacacaagatagaattcattccttcatcgaagtaggggtaagtagataaattgttcccttaagggctcgagagggatttagtcatagtgggactatgatctattgttcattagaggaattagtggtacttaaggaattagatgtaactacaagggcaaaacggtaatttggcctagcttacttacgagcaatttgtaaagggttatcgtactattgattagttatattcaatggacacagaaatatatctatagtgcgaaaagtgcatctgtcggtctttagtggaatgcccgacagttaacagatgatggataatgtaattaaagagtttaatcagtgaATAGTTTATTCacttaccgttggagcttcaagctacaagtcccataaggtcccttggtagctcaatgaatttaagttaaaaattagtttttgggttaatttgaaatgttcaaattaacaagagggaatttgattaatatatatataatattaaattcattcattatatatgagataattgatataatgtattttatacattattgtttaattggaggaacaaatatttgaatatgattcaaatatattttctatgaataagattcatagttattaaatttaatataattatgatttatattaaatgccataaaatagagaaaaataactatggttatatatattgtataatgagcaatattaaaactataggttgtaaatataatatgataagttaattatcatatttatttataatttattaattatttgataattatcctttttctctctaaccatcCTTAGTGgatagttatttagttttatggaaAATGTGGGATAAATAAAAATGTGATTTGATTATTCCAGAGATCAATTTTTAACCGTCGAGTAAAAGAAAGTCTTCTACACGATTTCTTGAGAGGCCAAACGATCGAATAAtatagtctatgcgatagacttgatcGTCTACACAACAACCTCGTTCCTTCTCAATTGTCTTCCTCCTCTAACTCAAAACtttcctctaaccaaaattagccagagcccaccactcatggattctcatattgagaataccaaggtcaccaagtggtagtgtcctcctTTTGGTTCGAGTTCGCGTTGTTGTTTGATGCTGTTCGAGGGAGTTTGTGACTTGTTTGACGCGTTCGTGAACGAGTATGGACAAGGGATTAacttgaagaacggttcttcaaaggtataatctctaaactttgtttttattttaaaagcatgctgtaatttaagttttatgcaTATTCTGTTCTTGTATGACTGTAAATTAATGCattcaatcgaaatgggatttggacgatccacttccgctcaaagTCCTCTGtaaatagagttccttcataagAAACTCATTTGTATAGTAGTTGTGACATTTCAAATTAGTTCGTCATTTAAACTCAACATTTTGTGGTAATTgcgaattttttaaatttcggAGGATAAATTGAATTGTTGTAAGGGATGATTCGATTTAATTATTTGCTCAGAGAggaattttggaatttaaatttgattaaaggACAATTTGGGACTCATGtctaattgtatcaatttttaatttaatttagaaaattgaattaaaatttgaaatttcgagttctttttgtattttatggagaagataattaaattaaatcgaGTAATTGTGATAATTGGTTTAGAGTAT
This region includes:
- the LOC120084981 gene encoding probable protein phosphatase 2C 55, which codes for MSNLPSAPTLKLEMGSFYIPKDNPSKPLGEDAHFISADKQTAGVADGVGGWVTKGIDAGEYARELISNCAVAVDASTEAPAGDFLQTVLHTAFHMTTVARGTSTVCIVRLDGDELRSVYVGDSGFMVFRRYECIYKSPVQQQEFNCPNQLGREPGSDEPGVALCPSITVMAGDIVVVGTDGLMDNLFVEEIERVLEAVAETATPESLASQLAMAAMYNSYDENFVSPFSVAVRAAGRMQTGGKIDDITVIVGRVVCAEAES